In Chryseobacterium lactis, a single genomic region encodes these proteins:
- a CDS encoding AAA family ATPase → MENPENSNIEDQSSINLNKQEEQFQSRIDMIELRASLERVKAEIAKVIVGQENMIDHLLAALLSNGHVLIEGVPGVAKTITAKLLAKTIDVGFSRIQFTPDLMPSDILGTSVFSMKNSEFEFKKGPIFSNFILIDEINRSPAKTQAALFEVMEERQITMDGFRYVMEEPFLVVATQNPIEHEGTYRLPEAQLDRFLFKINVGYPNLEQEIAIIRNQHESKKEDKTEGVQKVITSEQLKSYQHLVKEIIVEAQLMEYIAKIIINTRENQFLYLGASPRASLALLTASKAFAALRGRDFVTPEDIKEASYAVLRHRVIVSPEREMEGLTADEIIRQILEGIEIPR, encoded by the coding sequence ATGGAAAACCCTGAGAACTCAAATATAGAAGACCAAAGCTCCATCAACCTTAATAAACAGGAAGAACAATTTCAGTCAAGAATTGATATGATTGAACTTCGGGCGAGTCTTGAAAGAGTAAAAGCTGAGATAGCAAAAGTAATTGTAGGACAGGAGAACATGATTGATCATCTTCTGGCAGCACTTTTGTCCAACGGTCACGTTTTAATTGAAGGTGTTCCGGGAGTGGCAAAAACGATTACAGCAAAATTACTGGCAAAGACCATTGATGTTGGTTTCAGCAGAATTCAGTTTACACCGGATCTTATGCCTTCCGATATTTTGGGGACATCGGTTTTCAGCATGAAGAATTCAGAATTTGAATTTAAAAAAGGACCCATCTTCTCCAACTTTATATTGATTGATGAGATCAACAGGTCGCCGGCAAAAACCCAGGCGGCATTATTTGAGGTAATGGAAGAAAGGCAGATTACCATGGATGGCTTTCGTTATGTAATGGAAGAACCGTTTTTAGTGGTTGCTACTCAAAACCCGATTGAACATGAAGGAACTTACAGACTTCCGGAGGCTCAGTTAGACCGTTTCTTATTCAAGATTAATGTAGGTTATCCGAACCTTGAGCAGGAAATTGCCATTATCAGAAATCAACACGAAAGCAAGAAAGAAGATAAAACGGAAGGAGTACAAAAAGTAATTACGTCAGAACAACTGAAAAGCTACCAGCATTTGGTAAAAGAAATCATTGTGGAAGCCCAGTTGATGGAATATATTGCAAAAATTATCATCAACACCAGAGAAAACCAGTTTTTATATCTGGGTGCCTCACCAAGAGCTTCGCTTGCCCTTCTCACCGCATCGAAAGCTTTTGCGGCATTAAGAGGTCGTGATTTCGTAACTCCTGAAGATATCAAGGAAGCCAGCTATGCTGTTCTGAGACACAGAGTCATCGTTTCTCCTGAAAGAGAGATGGAAGGGCTTACAGCAGATGAAATTATCCGTCAAATCTTAGAAGGAATAGAAATTCCCCGATAG
- a CDS encoding OsmC family protein, whose product MKITLNRINDDFLFECTNSQGNSILLDNTSQPGAKGVSPMESVLMAVAGCSGIDVVSILKKQRQEIKSFQAEVEGERIQVDDAKPFKSITVKFLLEGEIDPKKAQKAAELSFEKYCSVSKTLEPNVEIGYEVWVNGEKI is encoded by the coding sequence ATGAAAATAACACTCAACAGAATCAACGACGACTTTTTATTTGAATGTACCAATTCCCAAGGGAATTCTATTCTTTTAGACAATACTTCTCAGCCGGGAGCAAAAGGAGTTTCTCCAATGGAAAGCGTTCTGATGGCAGTAGCCGGATGTAGCGGAATAGATGTTGTTTCCATTTTAAAGAAGCAACGCCAGGAAATAAAAAGCTTTCAGGCAGAAGTAGAAGGGGAGAGAATTCAGGTAGACGATGCTAAACCTTTCAAATCAATTACTGTGAAGTTCCTTTTGGAAGGAGAAATTGATCCAAAGAAAGCTCAAAAAGCTGCAGAATTATCTTTTGAAAAATATTGTTCCGTGTCAAAGACTTTAGAACCGAATGTAGAAATCGGATATGAAGTCTGGGTAAACGGAGAAAAAATATAA
- a CDS encoding DUF58 domain-containing protein, translated as MKNLYINTRFFFALIGVGILYVLAFFFPVLMWVAHIMLLVCFLAAMVDYLLLFNQKNALQAQRILPEKLSNGDENFVKIDIKNNYNFKINTKIIDEIPFQFQKRDFLIKKSIEAGANTFFQYTLEPKERGEYHFGSLNIYASSPLGFVSKRFSFQKDAMLPSYPSFIHLRKYELMALQSEFLLGGIKKIRKLGHTMEFEQIKEYVHGDDIRTINWKATSKANRLMVNQFQDEKSQRIFLLIDKGRTMKMPFNGLSLLDYSINAAMALSHIILRKGDRAGMMTFSKKAENKIAADNKSGQLKKISEALYNIKTDFFESDFNRLYQDVKYSINQRSLILLFTNFETLDGLNRQLKYLRGIAKNHLLVVVFFKNSELQTLTNKNPENMQEIYDEIVAEKFEFEKKLIIQELRKYGIYTVYTLPENLNIDVINKYLEIKARGIL; from the coding sequence ATGAAAAATTTATACATCAATACACGTTTCTTTTTTGCACTCATCGGAGTGGGAATCCTGTATGTGCTTGCATTTTTCTTCCCGGTTCTGATGTGGGTTGCTCACATCATGTTATTGGTCTGTTTTCTTGCAGCTATGGTAGATTATCTGTTGCTTTTTAATCAAAAAAATGCCTTGCAGGCCCAAAGGATATTACCGGAAAAACTTTCTAACGGCGATGAAAACTTTGTGAAAATTGATATTAAGAATAATTACAATTTTAAGATCAATACAAAAATTATTGATGAAATTCCGTTTCAGTTTCAAAAGAGAGATTTTTTAATTAAAAAGTCTATTGAAGCCGGAGCCAATACTTTCTTTCAATATACATTAGAGCCTAAGGAAAGAGGCGAATATCACTTCGGAAGTTTAAATATTTATGCTTCATCACCGCTTGGGTTTGTTTCTAAAAGATTTAGCTTCCAGAAAGATGCCATGCTGCCTTCGTATCCGTCTTTTATTCATCTTAGAAAATATGAATTGATGGCACTTCAAAGTGAGTTTTTACTGGGTGGGATTAAAAAGATCAGAAAGCTTGGTCATACCATGGAATTTGAACAGATCAAGGAGTATGTTCACGGAGACGATATCAGAACGATCAACTGGAAGGCAACCTCGAAAGCAAACCGACTGATGGTCAATCAGTTTCAGGATGAGAAGTCACAACGTATTTTTCTGCTGATCGATAAGGGCAGAACGATGAAGATGCCTTTCAACGGATTAAGCCTGCTTGATTATTCGATTAATGCGGCAATGGCATTGTCTCATATTATTTTACGAAAAGGTGACCGGGCCGGGATGATGACTTTTTCTAAAAAAGCTGAAAATAAAATCGCTGCAGACAACAAATCCGGACAGCTGAAGAAAATTTCCGAAGCACTTTATAATATTAAAACCGACTTTTTTGAAAGTGATTTCAATCGACTATATCAGGATGTAAAATATTCAATCAACCAAAGAAGTCTGATTTTACTTTTTACCAACTTTGAAACATTGGACGGGCTTAATCGTCAGTTGAAATACCTTCGTGGTATCGCTAAAAATCACTTGCTGGTGGTTGTATTCTTTAAAAATTCGGAATTGCAAACTTTAACCAACAAAAATCCTGAGAATATGCAGGAAATATACGATGAAATTGTAGCTGAAAAATTTGAGTTTGAAAAGAAACTGATTATTCAGGAGCTTAGGAAATACGGGATTTATACGGTATATACCCTTCCTGAAAATTTAAATATCGACGTTATCAATAAATATTTGGAGATAAAAGCGAGAGGAATTTTATAA